A region of Pyxidicoccus parkwaysis DNA encodes the following proteins:
- a CDS encoding protein kinase domain-containing protein, producing MEPLASEEVSDFGDPLLQAVARRLQSVPVPAPGQRLGGQDGHRYELLAVLGSGGMGRVFRAWDHALHRMVALKFLLPAPGDDMPRLLALLRDEAKSVARLDHENIVRIHDVVEWDTGFRTEPEGEPLRVPFLVMEALEGESLRSLLQRGLPGQRRALDILIGVASGLAHAHARGVVHLDLKPGNVFILGDGRVKLLDFGLARLLSGSVSVPGIPGGGTPAYMAPEQWQGGPLSARTDVWAAGLLIFELLVGEHPFPTAGTAELRARITSSVPIPSVRERRPELLDEVARLVSELLSPCPEARPADGGALLARLHALAARWCPLRGRTGTLVMERWLLTVVCCSLTLVEPGDGEVFDGEDPHALEAGFHSACARVFGQHGGVLVTCLGTEVQACFGYPVGREDAAMQAVRAALRLKETLAHERVLLSSGGGVAVRMGVHTGLVTMADAASSLHGLMPAIQGEVPRVAAWLATQAAPDAILQSESTHALVRGAFQTHFQGTRAYAGLRCSTPMGVHEVERERRGGFRFDRALVTGRLTPLMGREQELRRLMTLWRGARAGLGTCVLLSGEAGIGKSRLVQELYEREQGSEVTWARCQCWPQRQGTAFSPLVDWLQRYLELAPDEPPARWRERLEARLGALDLLREHADPLAAFLSLPVSPEVPFLQLSSERQRMRMLESLVTLLRRLATVVPLTLLLEDVHWADPSTLLFLDVLMGCLEGVPLCVLLTARPELEPRWVGQAGFHVLALERLSPACTVDLARAAAGGQPLSEAMVAQLVARTDGIPLFIEELTWMLLAQGDSERASPCEPFPALPASLHELLQARLDSLPPLLKALLQQAATLGREFRYELLRVLSFLGEDELLRELAALEKAGLLFQNGASYDVTYTFRHALVQDVAYRSMSREVRQRYHARVVEVLSLAFPDVVEEQPEVLAWHATQAGLVAQAVDLWHAAGHHAEAKSAFSEAISHFSRGLKLLRRLPASHERDGREIVLQSGLGMALISVRGFAAPEVEAVYERARALCERFGDVPLSVLWGVWVIALVRGDREGTDELAVHFERMLETKEDPICQVVVGAALASRAFWRGEPAECQRQCVAAQEPLARFDLNEVPMLIRGGAHSYAIEQRLNVYIYRAWSAAVMGLSDQAWAEYREGLAQAEQMHQPYALATVLIFGSAIALEQGDIRAAREDAARALALSLEYGFPFVSAISTCLHGWALARLGALERGLDLARQGLAALKAMGAWVTFPLYSEAVGCACLLGGHLQEGLEAVREGIAVADSGLARHALPELWRLRGELLRRSGDDSGARDCFLHACELARAQGALLHELRAALGLGGLLRGAGEEVEASNLVAEVYGRFTEGLDVADCEEARRFLGR from the coding sequence ATGGAGCCGCTCGCTTCGGAAGAGGTCTCTGACTTCGGGGACCCGCTGCTCCAGGCAGTTGCCCGCCGGCTGCAGTCGGTGCCGGTGCCTGCTCCGGGGCAGCGGCTCGGAGGGCAGGACGGGCACCGCTACGAGTTGCTCGCGGTGCTGGGCAGCGGAGGCATGGGCCGCGTCTTTCGCGCGTGGGACCACGCGCTGCACCGGATGGTCGCCCTGAAGTTCCTTCTCCCGGCCCCCGGGGACGACATGCCGAGGCTGCTGGCCCTGCTGCGTGACGAGGCGAAGTCCGTCGCCCGGCTGGACCACGAGAACATCGTCCGCATCCATGACGTGGTGGAGTGGGACACCGGCTTCCGCACGGAGCCGGAAGGGGAGCCATTGCGCGTGCCCTTCCTGGTGATGGAGGCGCTGGAAGGCGAGTCCCTCCGGTCGTTGCTACAGCGCGGCTTGCCGGGCCAGCGCCGCGCGCTCGACATCCTCATCGGCGTGGCCTCCGGGCTCGCGCATGCCCATGCCCGAGGGGTCGTCCACCTGGACCTCAAGCCGGGCAATGTCTTCATCCTCGGCGACGGCAGGGTGAAGCTGCTCGACTTCGGCCTGGCGCGGCTGCTCTCCGGCAGCGTCTCCGTGCCGGGCATTCCCGGCGGCGGGACTCCCGCGTACATGGCGCCGGAGCAGTGGCAGGGAGGTCCGCTGTCCGCCCGCACGGACGTCTGGGCCGCGGGGCTCCTCATCTTCGAGCTCCTCGTGGGCGAGCACCCGTTTCCCACGGCGGGGACGGCGGAGCTCCGCGCCCGAATCACGTCTTCCGTCCCCATTCCGTCGGTGCGTGAGCGGCGGCCGGAATTGCTGGACGAGGTGGCCCGCCTCGTCTCGGAGTTACTGTCCCCCTGTCCCGAGGCACGCCCCGCGGATGGAGGCGCGCTGCTGGCCCGGCTGCACGCGCTGGCCGCGCGGTGGTGCCCCCTGCGCGGGCGGACGGGGACGCTCGTCATGGAGCGCTGGCTCCTGACGGTCGTCTGCTGCTCCCTGACGCTGGTGGAGCCCGGGGACGGGGAGGTCTTCGATGGTGAGGACCCCCATGCGCTGGAGGCGGGCTTCCATTCCGCGTGCGCGCGCGTCTTCGGCCAGCACGGAGGGGTGCTCGTCACCTGTCTGGGCACGGAGGTGCAGGCGTGCTTCGGCTATCCCGTGGGCCGGGAGGACGCCGCGATGCAGGCGGTGCGTGCGGCGCTGCGACTGAAGGAGACGCTGGCGCACGAGCGCGTCCTCCTGTCGTCCGGCGGCGGTGTCGCCGTGCGGATGGGAGTGCACACCGGCCTGGTGACGATGGCGGACGCGGCGTCCTCGCTGCATGGCCTGATGCCCGCGATTCAAGGCGAGGTGCCGCGCGTGGCGGCGTGGCTGGCCACCCAGGCGGCGCCGGACGCCATCCTGCAGAGTGAGTCCACGCACGCACTCGTGCGCGGTGCCTTCCAGACGCACTTCCAGGGGACGCGTGCGTACGCGGGGCTGAGGTGCTCCACGCCCATGGGAGTCCACGAGGTGGAGCGGGAGAGGCGGGGCGGGTTCCGTTTCGACCGGGCGCTGGTGACGGGCCGGCTGACGCCGTTGATGGGACGCGAGCAGGAATTGCGGCGGCTGATGACGCTGTGGAGGGGCGCTCGCGCGGGGCTGGGCACGTGTGTGCTGCTGAGCGGGGAGGCGGGCATCGGGAAGTCCCGCCTGGTGCAGGAGCTGTATGAGCGCGAGCAGGGGTCCGAAGTCACGTGGGCGCGATGCCAGTGCTGGCCGCAGCGTCAGGGCACTGCCTTCTCTCCGCTCGTGGACTGGCTCCAACGCTACCTGGAGCTGGCCCCGGACGAGCCGCCCGCGCGGTGGAGGGAGCGGCTGGAGGCGCGATTGGGCGCGCTGGACCTGCTGCGGGAGCACGCGGACCCGCTGGCCGCCTTCCTCTCGCTGCCGGTGTCTCCGGAAGTGCCCTTCCTCCAGCTCTCGTCGGAGCGCCAGCGGATGCGGATGCTGGAGAGCCTGGTCACGCTGCTGCGGCGGCTCGCCACCGTGGTGCCGCTGACGTTGCTGCTGGAGGACGTGCACTGGGCGGACCCGTCGACGCTCCTGTTCCTGGATGTGCTGATGGGGTGCCTGGAAGGCGTGCCGCTGTGTGTGCTGCTCACCGCGCGACCGGAGCTCGAGCCCCGGTGGGTGGGCCAGGCGGGCTTCCACGTGTTGGCCCTGGAGCGGCTGTCTCCGGCGTGCACGGTCGACCTGGCGCGCGCGGCAGCGGGAGGTCAGCCCCTCTCCGAGGCCATGGTGGCCCAGCTCGTGGCGCGCACGGATGGCATTCCCCTCTTCATCGAGGAGCTCACGTGGATGCTGCTGGCACAGGGGGATTCGGAGCGTGCCTCGCCGTGCGAGCCCTTCCCGGCGCTCCCGGCCAGTCTGCACGAGTTGCTCCAGGCCCGGCTGGACTCGCTTCCGCCTCTGCTCAAGGCCCTGTTGCAGCAGGCGGCCACGTTGGGGCGCGAGTTCCGCTACGAGCTGCTGCGCGTGCTGTCCTTCCTGGGCGAGGACGAGCTGCTGCGGGAGCTGGCCGCGCTGGAGAAGGCGGGGCTGCTCTTCCAGAATGGAGCGTCCTACGACGTCACGTACACCTTCCGGCATGCCCTGGTGCAGGACGTGGCCTATCGGTCGATGTCACGGGAGGTGCGGCAGCGCTACCACGCCCGGGTGGTCGAGGTCCTGAGCCTCGCGTTCCCGGACGTGGTGGAGGAGCAGCCGGAGGTGCTGGCATGGCATGCCACCCAGGCCGGGCTCGTGGCACAGGCCGTGGACCTGTGGCACGCCGCCGGCCACCACGCCGAGGCGAAGTCCGCCTTCTCCGAGGCCATCAGCCACTTCTCCCGGGGGCTGAAGCTGCTGCGACGGTTGCCGGCCTCCCATGAAAGAGACGGGCGGGAGATTGTCCTGCAGTCGGGGCTGGGAATGGCACTCATCTCCGTGCGGGGCTTCGCCGCTCCGGAGGTGGAGGCCGTCTATGAGCGGGCGCGTGCCTTGTGCGAGCGGTTCGGGGACGTGCCCCTGTCGGTGCTCTGGGGCGTCTGGGTCATCGCGCTCGTGCGGGGAGACCGCGAGGGCACGGATGAGCTCGCGGTCCACTTCGAGCGGATGCTCGAGACGAAGGAGGACCCCATCTGCCAGGTGGTGGTGGGCGCCGCGCTCGCTTCACGCGCCTTCTGGCGGGGCGAGCCGGCCGAGTGCCAGCGGCAATGCGTGGCCGCGCAGGAGCCGCTGGCCCGGTTCGACCTGAATGAAGTGCCCATGCTCATCCGAGGGGGCGCTCACAGCTACGCCATCGAGCAGCGGCTCAATGTGTACATCTACCGAGCGTGGAGCGCCGCGGTGATGGGCCTGTCGGACCAGGCCTGGGCGGAGTACCGGGAGGGGCTGGCGCAGGCCGAGCAGATGCATCAGCCGTACGCGCTGGCGACGGTGCTCATCTTCGGCTCTGCCATCGCACTCGAGCAGGGGGACATCCGGGCGGCGCGAGAGGACGCGGCGCGCGCGCTGGCGCTGTCCCTGGAGTATGGCTTCCCCTTCGTGTCGGCTATCTCCACCTGCCTTCATGGCTGGGCGCTCGCGAGGCTGGGGGCGTTGGAGCGGGGACTCGACCTGGCCCGGCAGGGGCTTGCCGCGCTGAAGGCCATGGGGGCCTGGGTGACGTTCCCGCTCTACTCGGAGGCGGTGGGGTGCGCGTGCCTGCTGGGCGGGCACCTCCAGGAAGGACTGGAGGCGGTTCGAGAGGGAATCGCCGTGGCCGACTCGGGGCTGGCCCGTCATGCCCTTCCGGAGCTCTGGCGGCTGCGGGGAGAGCTGCTGCGGCGGAGCGGGGACGACAGCGGTGCCCGGGACTGCTTCCTCCACGCGTGCGAATTGGCACGCGCGCAGGGAGCGCTGCTTCATGAATTGCGCGCGGCACTGGGACTGGGCGGATTGCTTCGCGGCGCCGGAGAGGAGGTGGAGGCGAGCAACCTCGTGGCGGAGGTCTACGGCCGTTTCACCGAGGGGCTCGACGTCGCGGACTGCGAGGAGGCTCGCCGGTTCCTGGGGCGGTAG
- a CDS encoding TetR/AcrR family transcriptional regulator: MPGSPPPPAPEVNVARKPGRPRSEEAHGAILDAAIQLIREVGYDALTMDAIATRAGVGKATVYRRWSTKETLAAEAVERIMRAIPVPDTGTVDGDLRRMMRNTLDMYRDPASGALLSGLVAAMARSELIARTIRSGFVGVRRAALRQVLERGVARGELRKGLDYDLVLDLLVGPLSYRFLITGGPVDERLARGVVDAVLRAFAPKD; this comes from the coding sequence GTGCCCGGAAGTCCACCGCCTCCGGCTCCCGAGGTGAATGTCGCCCGCAAGCCCGGGCGCCCGAGGAGCGAGGAGGCCCACGGCGCCATCCTGGACGCCGCCATCCAGCTCATCCGCGAGGTGGGCTACGACGCGCTTACCATGGACGCCATCGCCACTCGCGCTGGAGTGGGCAAGGCGACCGTGTACCGCCGCTGGTCCACGAAGGAGACGCTCGCCGCCGAGGCCGTCGAGCGCATCATGCGCGCCATCCCCGTCCCCGACACCGGCACCGTCGACGGCGACCTGCGGCGGATGATGCGTAACACGCTCGACATGTACCGGGACCCGGCCTCCGGCGCCCTGCTGTCCGGCCTCGTCGCGGCCATGGCTCGCAGTGAGCTCATCGCCCGGACCATTCGCTCGGGTTTCGTCGGTGTCCGGCGCGCCGCCCTGCGACAGGTGCTGGAGCGTGGCGTGGCGCGTGGAGAGCTGCGGAAGGGGCTCGACTACGACCTCGTGCTCGACCTGCTCGTAGGCCCGCTCTCCTACCGCTTCCTCATCACCGGAGGCCCTGTCGACGAGCGGCTCGCGAGAGGCGTCGTCGACGCCGTCCTGCGCGCCTTCGCTCCGAAGGACTGA
- a CDS encoding c-type cytochrome, with protein MRSAVLSVLTLALVTACGPARRGPAFGTPREFNAQQQEGRVLFMRNCNPCHPGGAGGLGPSINNKPLPSVAMRTQIRRGVGAMPAFTDEMLSDAQVDAIVAFLNKMQEETK; from the coding sequence ATGAGGAGCGCCGTGCTGTCCGTGCTGACGCTGGCCCTGGTGACGGCCTGTGGCCCCGCGCGCCGGGGCCCCGCCTTCGGCACGCCCCGCGAATTCAATGCGCAGCAGCAGGAGGGGCGCGTCCTCTTCATGCGCAACTGCAATCCCTGTCACCCGGGCGGCGCCGGCGGGCTCGGGCCGAGCATCAACAACAAGCCCCTGCCGTCCGTGGCCATGCGCACGCAGATTCGCCGGGGCGTGGGCGCCATGCCCGCCTTCACCGACGAGATGCTCAGCGATGCGCAGGTGGACGCCATCGTCGCGTTCCTCAACAAGATGCAGGAGGAGACGAAGTAG